Proteins co-encoded in one Gossypium arboreum isolate Shixiya-1 chromosome 11, ASM2569848v2, whole genome shotgun sequence genomic window:
- the LOC108471409 gene encoding uncharacterized protein LOC108471409 → MGVVDGSMLDSSLDQLRPGVVVPPARDLVVGVERVVRFRNLRIFLKQERKLYVIEQPFPIEPFGNASRADRDAHKKHLDDMVDVGCLMLATMNPELQKQHEDMCKLAEGSPVGPHVLKMIGYIESLFKLGFPLGQELATDVILQSLPDSYNQFVLNFNMNEIDKTLP, encoded by the exons ATGGGGGTCGTCGATGGGTCCATGCTGGATTCCTCCTTGGATCAGCTTCGGCCGGGGGTTGTGGTTCCTCCGGCAAGGGATCTGGTTGTGGGTGTTGAGAGggttgtaaga TTTCGTAACTTGAGGATTTTCCTCAAACAAGAACGGAAGTTATATGTCATTGAACAACCATTTCCTATTGAACcattcggtaatgcctcgagagCTGATAGAGATGCTCACAAGAAGCATCTCGATGACATGGTAGACGTTGGATGTCTTATGCTTGCCACTATGAATCCTGAGCTTCAAAAGCAACATGAGGACATG TGTAAGCTGGCTGAAGGAAGCCCAGTAGGACCTCATGTTCTTAAGATGATTGGCTATATTGAAAGCCTGTTTAAGCTTGGGTTTCCATTGGGCCAAGAGTTAGCCACTGATGTTATTCTACAATCATTGCCGGATAGCTACAACCAGTTTGTCCTCAAtttcaatatgaatgaaattgacaagactCTGCCATAG
- the LOC108473023 gene encoding E3 ubiquitin-protein ligase ATL6-like yields the protein MLILNRFIFLCTVTVVVVAAQLEVAPREESYGLYSHFEPSMVIVVMILVCAFFFIGFLSIYIRQCKELNDISTDVSTVESCQSEGLDQSVIESFPVFIYSCVKDLKIGKGALECAVCLSEFEDDEKLRFLPKCSHVFHPQCIDAWLAYHVTCPVCRAKLTPDSDTKSNTTELNSNSNNINEWSPPTAEGSVEERNAYVVIQVNEESGARAEKIRGKFKRSHSMGHSVIQPGEKVERFTLKLPEEIRKQITKRGKLKRTRSYDVLLGREGEDEEK from the coding sequence ATGTTAATTCTCAACCGTTTTATTTTCTTGTGCACAGTAACCGTCGTTGTTGTAGCGGCGCAGCTAGAAGTTGCACCAAGGGAAGAGTCGTATGGCCTTTACTCTCACTTCGAGCCGTCGATGGTGATCGTCGTTATGATCCTCGTTTGCGCTTTCTTCTTCATCGGTTTCCTCTCCATTTATATCAGACAATGTAAAGAATTAAACGACATTTCGACGGACGTTTCCACAGTCGAGAGTTGCCAATCGGAAGGTCTAGATCAGTCTGTGATCGAGAGTTTCCCGGTGTTTATATATTCTTGTGTGAAAGACCTTAAAATCGGGAAAGGGGCATTGGAATGTGCGGTTTGTTTAAGCGAGTTCGAGGACGATGAAAAGCTGCGTTTTCTACCCAAATGCAGTCACGTTTTTCATCCTCAATGTATTGACGCTTGGTTGGCTTACCACGTGACCTGCCCCGTTTGTCGAGCTAAACTCACTCCCGATTCCGATACTAAATCAAACACTACTGAGCTCAACTCCAACTCCAACAACATCAACGAATGGAGTCCTCCAACAGCAGAAGGATCAGTGGAAGAACGAAATGCTTACGTGGTGATTCAAGTGAATGAAGAAAGCGGAGCGAGGGCAGAGAAAATAAGGGGGAAGTTTAAACGTTCTCACTCGATGGGTCACTCAGTAATTCAACCAGGAGAGAAAGTGGAAAGGTTTACGTTAAAATTGCCAGAGGAAATCAGGAAGCAAATTACGAAAAGAGGGAAGTTGAAACGGACGAGAAGTTACGACGTATTGTTGGGAAGGGAAGGTGAAGACGAAGAAAAGTAG